A portion of the Phycodurus eques isolate BA_2022a chromosome 3, UOR_Pequ_1.1, whole genome shotgun sequence genome contains these proteins:
- the LOC133399569 gene encoding natterin-3-like: MRTCFVLSVILLELCSLTLQLDPFDAPQQYKEAWLNVALGDVVPPLDAARDPAARGPPPGSSLPSSANFGEHANLKWVPWNGSLPDGAVAIFNGYAQRTDYVCKVKCEAGFFARDTCRYPYADKEYASDAFDLLVNVDHFEFLEWAEDSYGSVPRLAVRTCQGVDIFVGKNKYGLGKVVSQHEAFFLPWEGDEYWYKRYQVLRINPDVYSQHISHVEYAVDQMELFHHPPETLQLAKVTNLECHAVHKTVTLDKTSTSEKTWDTGRETRNGSVSTMKAKVPILGPGNVDFTKEQTVTFSEGTSLLEAVSHSVSVELLVQPNFSCAVRMDGRKMSADIPFKARLSRTNHNGDTHWTSITGTYDGVSVGEINAVVERCQPVADSVPCQPNQD; the protein is encoded by the exons ATGAGGACGTGTTTTGTGCTGTCGGTGATTCTGTTGGAGCTCTGCAGCCTGACGTTGCAGTTGGATCCATTTGACGCCCCGCAGCAGTACA AAGAAGCTTGGTTGAACGTGGCCCTGGGTGATGTGGTCCCGCCCCTGGATGCGGCCCGGGACCCCGCCGCGCGAGGACCGCCTCCGGGCTCCTCCCTGCCCTCCTCGGCCAACTTCGGCGAGCACGCCAACCTGAAGTGGGTTCCGTGGAATGGCTCCCTGCCCGACGGAGCGGTGGCCATTTTCAACGGCTACGCCCAGCGCACCGACTACGTGTGCAAGGTAAAGTGCGAGGCGGGCTTCTTCGCCCGAGACACCTGCCGCTACCCGTACGCCGACAAGGAGTACGCGTCGGACGCCTTCGACCTGCTGGTCAACGTGGACCACTTCGAGTTCCTGGAGTGGGCGGAGGACTCGTACGGATCGGTGCCCCGGCTCGCCGTCAGGACGTGCCAAGGCGTCGACATCTTCGTGGGCAAGAACAAATACGGACTCGGCAAG GTGGTGAGCCAGCACGAGGCCTTCTTCCTTCCCTGGGAGGGCGACGAGTACTGGTACAAGAGGTACCAGGTTCTACGGATCAACCCCGACGTGTACAGCCAGCACATCTCGCACGTGGAGTACGCTGTGGACCAAATGGAGCTCTTCCACCACCCGCCCGAAACCCTGCAGCTGGCCAAAGTCACCAACCTGGAGTGCCACGCCGTGCACAAGACAGTGACGCTGGACAAGACCAGCACCAGCGAGAAGACCTGGGACACCGGACGGGAGACCCGCAACGGCTCGGTGTCCACCATGAAGGCCAAGGTGCCCATCCTGGGGCCCGGGAACGTGGACTTCACCAAGGAGCAGACCGTCACCTTCTCCGAGGGGACCAGCCTCCTGGAGGCGGTGAGCCACTCGGTCAGCGTGGAGCTCCTAGTGCAGCCCAACTTTTCCTGCGCCGTCAGGATGGACGGACGCAAGATGAGCGCCGACATCCCCTTCAAGGCCCGGCTGAGTCGCACCAACCACAACGGAGACACGCACTGGACCTCCATCACGGGAACCTACGATGGCGTCAGCGTTGGCGAGATCAACGCTGTGGTGGAGCGTTGCCAGCCCGTAGCTGACTCCGTTCCATGCCAGCCCAACCAAGACTAA